From a single Pseudalkalibacillus hwajinpoensis genomic region:
- a CDS encoding NUDIX hydrolase has translation MDYIKEIRSLVGSRPLILPGVAILIRDENDEQLLLQKRTDNKLWGLTGGFMEPGETFEKTAQRESFEELGISITGLTFISIFSGEELYYQYPNGDQVYSVIAVFSAKCASQNFALDIKEVSEVRFFPLNELPNNINPNHKTVLKELGFRLTGE, from the coding sequence ATGGATTACATTAAAGAAATCCGATCGTTAGTTGGAAGTCGCCCATTGATTTTACCTGGTGTCGCTATTCTCATTAGGGACGAGAACGATGAGCAACTTCTCCTCCAAAAGCGGACGGATAATAAGCTCTGGGGATTAACAGGAGGCTTTATGGAGCCTGGTGAAACCTTTGAAAAAACGGCGCAGCGAGAATCATTTGAAGAATTAGGAATTTCCATAACAGGGCTGACCTTTATATCGATTTTTTCTGGGGAAGAACTTTATTATCAATATCCAAATGGTGATCAGGTGTATAGTGTGATTGCGGTATTCTCAGCGAAGTGCGCCAGTCAGAACTTCGCGTTGGATATAAAAGAAGTATCCGAAGTGAGGTTTTTTCCTTTAAATGAACTCCCGAATAACATCAATCCAAATCATAAGACGGTTCTTAAGGAACTTGGCTTTAGATTGACAGGTGAATAA
- a CDS encoding ArsR/SmtB family transcription factor: MNQASEHQEAIQLFRKSTPIFQALGDPYRQDIIMLLSNHDSLSVNEITEQSTLSRPAISHHLKILREVGLVSVEQKGTTRYYFLQLEEGVTTLKLLLDKVEETCF, from the coding sequence ATGAATCAGGCAAGTGAACATCAGGAAGCGATTCAACTCTTTCGCAAGAGTACGCCCATCTTTCAGGCGCTTGGCGATCCGTACAGGCAAGATATTATTATGTTGCTTAGTAATCACGATAGTCTAAGTGTGAATGAGATTACAGAACAATCAACCTTATCTCGCCCGGCGATCTCTCACCATTTAAAAATTTTGCGTGAAGTTGGACTTGTTTCTGTTGAACAAAAAGGAACAACGAGGTACTATTTTCTTCAATTAGAAGAAGGAGTAACCACGTTGAAGCTATTGTTAGACAAAGTAGAAGAGACCTGTTTCTAG
- a CDS encoding NADP-dependent isocitrate dehydrogenase, translating to MTEKRPITVATGDGIGPEIMEATLHILEQAGAEIEPEFIDVGEKVYLTGNSTGIPQDAWESLRRTKVLLKAPITTPQGGGYKSLNVTIRTAMGLYANVRPCVSYHPVIENKHPDMDLVIVRENEEDLYSGIEHQQTPDVVQSLKLISRPGSERIIRHAFEYARQNNRKKVSCLVKDNIMKLSDGLFHQVFKEIAAEYPDIESNSYIVDIGMARIADSPEEFDVIVTLNLYGDIASDIAAQIAGSVGLAGSANIGDQIAMFEAIHGSAPDIAGKGIANPSGLLHGAIMMLVHIGQPEAAEKIHNAWLKTIEDGVLTGDMAKGKDAVGTKEFAQAVVERLGQSPSILEPVEYSKEAVEKSEENPRSNYVPERELDGTDVFLFNNTLTINEIADKLKRAAGNDHEFVMMTNRGVKVYPNGFSETFLSDHWRCRFQPANGVKVTQSLIRELLSRIEAEELDWIKIENLYRFDGKIAYSLAQGQ from the coding sequence ATGACAGAAAAACGTCCAATCACAGTAGCGACCGGAGACGGAATTGGTCCTGAAATCATGGAAGCTACATTGCATATTTTAGAGCAAGCAGGGGCAGAAATTGAGCCTGAATTTATTGACGTTGGGGAGAAGGTTTACCTGACAGGAAATTCAACGGGTATCCCTCAGGATGCATGGGAATCACTGCGCCGAACGAAGGTACTTCTTAAAGCGCCAATTACAACCCCACAGGGTGGTGGATACAAAAGCTTGAACGTAACCATTCGCACAGCAATGGGTTTATATGCAAACGTTCGCCCGTGTGTCTCTTATCATCCTGTTATTGAAAACAAGCACCCTGACATGGATCTTGTTATTGTACGGGAAAATGAAGAAGATCTATACTCAGGAATTGAGCATCAGCAAACGCCAGACGTGGTGCAGAGTTTAAAACTTATTTCTCGCCCTGGATCCGAACGTATTATTCGTCATGCTTTTGAATATGCGCGTCAAAACAATCGTAAGAAAGTGAGCTGTCTTGTGAAAGATAACATCATGAAATTGAGTGATGGTCTTTTTCATCAGGTATTTAAAGAAATAGCTGCTGAATATCCTGATATTGAATCGAACAGTTACATAGTGGATATCGGAATGGCGCGAATTGCTGATTCACCAGAAGAATTTGATGTGATTGTAACGTTAAATCTGTACGGTGATATTGCATCTGATATCGCTGCTCAGATTGCAGGTAGTGTTGGCCTAGCTGGTTCCGCTAATATTGGTGATCAAATTGCTATGTTTGAAGCAATTCATGGGAGTGCCCCTGATATTGCAGGGAAAGGGATTGCAAACCCATCCGGACTTCTACACGGTGCAATTATGATGCTTGTTCATATTGGCCAGCCAGAAGCTGCTGAGAAAATTCATAATGCCTGGTTAAAAACGATTGAAGATGGTGTATTAACAGGAGACATGGCAAAAGGTAAAGATGCTGTCGGAACGAAGGAATTCGCCCAAGCTGTTGTTGAACGTCTTGGGCAGTCTCCATCCATCCTAGAACCTGTCGAATACAGTAAAGAAGCTGTCGAGAAATCAGAAGAGAATCCGCGTTCAAATTATGTTCCGGAACGTGAACTTGATGGGACAGATGTTTTTCTATTCAACAATACATTAACGATTAATGAAATTGCTGATAAGCTCAAGCGTGCTGCAGGGAATGATCATGAGTTTGTCATGATGACCAACCGCGGTGTAAAAGTTTATCCTAATGGATTCTCGGAAACTTTCTTATCTGATCACTGGCGTTGCAGATTCCAGCCAGCAAATGGTGTGAAAGTGACGCAGTCTCTCATCCGTGAGTTATTATCACGGATCGAAGCGGAAGAGCTTGATTGGATTAAAATCGAAAATCTCTATCGTTTTGATGGAAAAATTGCATATTCATTGGCTCAGGGCCAATAA
- a CDS encoding spore germination protein, with amino-acid sequence MLEWLRKRQNPDKLKNLPDLIKSLKDSGDFLHFENEQKGNPFFLYYFKTLVHETELNDHILPYLVRKPLSDISDVKERVPIPGVIITSELKDICEKVMTGYVMLRINKNANDCALIPCQVKKARPVSSPEVEFTVLGSKEAFVESLDTNAHLIRKRLPVHELKAIELKVGKLTNTKVMIFYLDGITNQENLNTVKQRIESIDVDQVIDNSVIMQFITDNQNSPFPQLVDTERPDRAVSVLCEGKVVVMSDGSPQAFIGPTTLVEFFSAFEDYFVNWIIASASRLIRLFSVLFSILVTPIYVATLTYHYELIPKDLLSTLVSSRQQIPLPPILEAIFLELSIELLREAGARLPTKVGQTIGIVGGIVIGTASVEAGLTSNVLLIIVALAALASFTTPVYRMSNTIRLIRFPFLLFAHLWGMLGVVICFCFMLVHLLRLTSLGRPFLEPMYPFRIKDFKDALIRLPLSYQNRRPIHLQTNDPVRFKPKKQRKKNDFYE; translated from the coding sequence ATGTTGGAGTGGTTACGAAAGCGCCAAAATCCTGATAAATTAAAAAATCTTCCTGATCTAATTAAGAGCTTAAAGGATTCTGGTGATTTTCTGCATTTTGAAAATGAACAAAAAGGAAATCCATTTTTCCTTTATTATTTTAAAACTCTTGTACACGAAACCGAACTCAATGATCATATTTTGCCGTACCTTGTAAGAAAACCTTTATCTGACATCAGTGATGTTAAAGAAAGAGTCCCCATTCCAGGTGTCATTATTACGAGTGAACTGAAAGATATATGTGAAAAAGTAATGACGGGATACGTCATGTTGCGTATAAATAAGAATGCCAATGATTGTGCGTTAATTCCATGTCAGGTTAAGAAAGCAAGACCAGTTTCTTCACCAGAAGTTGAATTTACGGTGCTAGGGTCGAAAGAAGCTTTCGTTGAATCGCTTGACACAAATGCTCACCTTATTAGAAAGCGACTACCGGTCCATGAGTTAAAAGCGATTGAACTGAAAGTTGGGAAATTAACCAATACGAAAGTAATGATTTTCTATTTAGATGGGATTACGAATCAAGAAAATCTGAACACAGTTAAACAGCGAATTGAAAGTATTGACGTTGACCAGGTGATCGATAATTCAGTTATTATGCAGTTCATTACAGATAATCAAAACTCACCGTTCCCGCAACTTGTTGATACGGAAAGGCCGGATCGAGCAGTTTCAGTTCTCTGTGAAGGCAAAGTTGTTGTCATGTCTGATGGGTCTCCTCAGGCATTCATAGGCCCTACTACATTGGTAGAGTTTTTCTCAGCATTTGAAGATTATTTTGTGAATTGGATTATCGCTTCAGCATCGAGGCTCATTCGATTGTTTTCTGTTCTCTTTTCCATCCTGGTTACACCAATATATGTGGCGACACTAACGTACCACTACGAGCTCATCCCGAAGGACTTACTTAGTACACTCGTAAGTTCCCGTCAGCAAATTCCTCTTCCACCTATTCTTGAAGCTATCTTTCTTGAGTTATCAATTGAATTGTTAAGAGAGGCCGGGGCGCGTTTGCCTACTAAGGTTGGACAGACAATTGGTATCGTAGGAGGTATCGTAATTGGAACAGCCTCTGTTGAAGCGGGATTAACGAGTAATGTATTACTAATCATAGTGGCATTGGCAGCGCTTGCTTCATTCACTACACCTGTGTATCGAATGAGTAATACCATCCGGCTGATTCGTTTCCCTTTCCTGCTGTTTGCTCATCTCTGGGGAATGTTAGGGGTAGTGATTTGTTTTTGTTTCATGCTTGTTCATTTGCTACGTTTAACCTCACTGGGGCGTCCTTTTCTTGAACCGATGTATCCGTTTCGAATTAAAGATTTTAAAGATGCCTTAATCAGACTTCCTCTCTCTTATCAGAACAGGAGACCAATCCATTTGCAAACGAATGATCCTGTTCGTTTTAAGCCAAAGAAACAGAGGAAGAAAAATGATTTCTACGAATAG
- a CDS encoding cation diffusion facilitator family transporter produces the protein MGHDHHHNHSVKNIRAAFFLNFGFTIIEIIGGLLTNSMAILSDALHDLGDSLSLGISWYLQKKADKKGEDQTFSFGYKRFSLLGALINSIILIGGSLFILTQAVPRLLDPQPIEATGMLILAILGIAVNGMAVLRLQRGNSMNEKVVTWHLLEDVLGWVAVLIVSIVLLFKDLPILDPILSIMITFYVLFNVIKNLKKTLMIFLEAVPEGIDFNTVKNKISNLPGVISTHHTHLWSLDGEQNALSTHIIVKDSTTREEIVVLKGHIQEFVDELNLEHLTIQVDYQNEDCCMDKQMVHDPE, from the coding sequence ATGGGGCATGATCACCATCACAACCATTCGGTAAAAAATATACGGGCGGCCTTCTTTTTGAATTTTGGGTTCACGATTATTGAAATCATAGGTGGACTTTTAACAAATAGTATGGCTATTTTATCAGACGCGTTACATGATCTTGGTGATTCATTGTCACTTGGGATCTCGTGGTATTTACAGAAAAAAGCTGACAAAAAAGGGGAAGACCAGACGTTTAGCTTCGGCTATAAACGCTTTTCTTTACTCGGTGCGCTCATAAACAGCATTATCCTTATCGGTGGATCACTTTTCATCTTGACTCAAGCCGTCCCAAGGCTTCTTGATCCGCAACCGATTGAAGCTACTGGCATGTTAATTCTTGCAATTCTAGGAATAGCCGTAAACGGGATGGCGGTCCTCAGGCTGCAGCGAGGAAATTCAATGAACGAAAAGGTTGTGACCTGGCACTTACTCGAAGATGTTCTTGGCTGGGTGGCTGTACTCATTGTAAGTATTGTTCTCCTATTTAAAGATTTACCCATTTTAGATCCCATTCTATCGATAATGATTACGTTTTATGTATTATTTAACGTTATTAAAAACCTCAAAAAAACACTGATGATTTTTCTTGAGGCTGTCCCAGAAGGAATTGATTTTAATACGGTGAAAAATAAGATCTCTAATCTTCCCGGTGTTATTTCAACTCACCATACCCACCTCTGGTCGCTTGATGGTGAGCAGAATGCGCTTAGTACTCATATTATAGTAAAGGACTCTACCACTCGTGAAGAAATTGTTGTGCTTAAAGGCCACATCCAGGAATTTGTAGATGAGCTAAACCTTGAGCATTTAACAATTCAGGTGGACTATCAAAATGAAGACTGCTGCATGGACAAGCAAATGGTTCACGATCCTGAGTAA
- a CDS encoding SCO family protein, whose translation MKKKLLLLTSIMTILVILAACGKDVPDDLDWQVQDFTYTEHTNSEFGLNDLEGKVWIADFIFTNCETVCPPMTANMAQLQEKLKDADVEVELVSFSVDPERDTPEKLVSFSEKFDADLSNWHFLTGYDGDEIQEFAKNSFQTLALPDPNSDQFTHGTSFYLVNKEGIVVKKYSGVSNVPFEEIVDDVKALQ comes from the coding sequence ATGAAGAAAAAGTTGCTTCTCCTTACAAGTATAATGACCATACTTGTTATATTAGCTGCATGTGGAAAGGATGTACCGGACGATCTCGATTGGCAAGTTCAAGATTTTACCTATACGGAACATACAAACAGTGAATTCGGACTAAATGATCTGGAAGGAAAAGTTTGGATCGCTGATTTTATCTTCACAAATTGTGAAACCGTTTGTCCACCAATGACTGCAAACATGGCACAGCTTCAGGAAAAGTTAAAAGACGCTGATGTCGAGGTTGAACTGGTTTCTTTTTCCGTTGACCCTGAGCGTGACACACCAGAAAAACTAGTTTCCTTTTCTGAAAAGTTCGATGCGGATTTATCCAACTGGCACTTTTTAACTGGTTATGATGGTGATGAAATTCAAGAATTCGCGAAGAATAGCTTTCAAACGCTAGCCTTACCTGACCCAAATTCTGATCAGTTTACACATGGAACTTCTTTCTACCTTGTAAATAAAGAAGGGATCGTCGTAAAGAAATATTCTGGCGTTTCGAATGTTCCTTTTGAAGAAATTGTGGATGATGTGAAGGCACTACAGTAA
- a CDS encoding ArsR/SmtB family transcription factor codes for MDSERDNKTDSIELDDETLFIVSQTFKALGDPTRIRILNLLADRECAVSEIADSLHLSQSTVSHQLRFLKNLRLVKFRRAGTSIYYSPDDQHVMALLGQAIHHACHD; via the coding sequence TTGGATAGCGAGCGGGATAATAAGACCGATAGTATAGAACTGGATGATGAAACGTTGTTCATTGTATCCCAGACGTTTAAAGCCCTCGGTGACCCTACACGCATTCGGATATTAAACTTACTTGCTGATCGGGAATGTGCTGTGAGTGAAATTGCAGATTCCCTGCACCTATCTCAATCTACCGTCTCTCATCAGCTCAGATTTCTAAAAAACTTAAGGCTTGTTAAATTTAGAAGAGCAGGAACGAGTATTTATTATTCACCTGATGATCAACACGTTATGGCCTTACTTGGTCAGGCCATTCACCACGCCTGTCATGATTAG
- a CDS encoding GerAB/ArcD/ProY family transporter: protein MHGSEVKDEFKVSPFLVFYLVHSTQVGVGVMGFQRISAKYAENDAWITVLLAGLSLCFIIFLIYKILTKENGDIIAVHEKTFGKWIGGLLSLAFIGYFTAMSITVMRTYIEVVQVWMFPDLNKWIFGSVLLLLVYYCLTGGFRTVTGIAFFGVVLPFYLVLTMLFPLYHGHFRDLLPFFDHSIKELYEGAKGASLSYLGFTTILMYYPFIKNPEKSHRWAQGGHLLTIFLYTSIMITTIVFFSANQLQKTIWATLTTWKITEMPFVERFEYIGIASWALVILPNLCITIWAAGRGLRRLTNVRQRTVTIPLLIMILIGSSLFSKRETIDLLNQYTNKVGFYTVYVYVPLLFLIQYIKSKVRKQS from the coding sequence ATGCATGGCTCAGAAGTAAAAGATGAATTTAAAGTTTCTCCATTTCTTGTTTTCTACCTTGTTCATTCGACTCAAGTAGGTGTAGGGGTCATGGGATTTCAACGCATTAGCGCGAAATATGCTGAAAATGATGCCTGGATTACTGTTCTATTGGCGGGTCTAAGTCTCTGTTTTATTATTTTTCTCATATATAAAATTCTTACAAAAGAGAATGGGGATATCATTGCTGTTCATGAAAAAACATTTGGTAAATGGATAGGTGGATTATTAAGTCTGGCTTTTATAGGTTATTTTACTGCGATGAGCATAACGGTTATGCGAACCTATATTGAGGTTGTGCAAGTATGGATGTTCCCTGATTTAAATAAATGGATCTTTGGTTCTGTACTCTTATTGTTGGTCTATTATTGCCTGACGGGAGGGTTTAGAACCGTCACTGGAATCGCCTTCTTTGGTGTTGTACTGCCATTCTATCTGGTACTTACCATGCTGTTTCCTTTGTACCATGGGCATTTTAGAGATCTTCTTCCATTCTTTGATCATTCAATCAAGGAACTCTATGAAGGAGCTAAAGGAGCATCTCTTTCATATTTAGGATTTACAACTATTTTAATGTATTATCCTTTCATCAAGAATCCTGAAAAATCTCATCGCTGGGCACAAGGTGGCCATCTGTTAACAATCTTTCTCTATACAAGTATCATGATTACTACCATTGTATTTTTTAGTGCGAATCAACTTCAAAAAACAATATGGGCTACGTTAACGACATGGAAAATAACTGAAATGCCATTTGTGGAAAGATTTGAATACATAGGGATAGCTTCATGGGCACTCGTCATACTTCCTAATTTATGTATTACAATATGGGCCGCTGGAAGAGGATTACGAAGGTTAACAAATGTGAGGCAGCGAACCGTTACGATCCCCCTCTTGATCATGATATTAATTGGTAGCAGTCTCTTTTCAAAACGTGAGACGATCGATTTGCTTAACCAGTATACAAATAAGGTGGGTTTTTACACGGTATACGTTTATGTTCCATTGCTTTTTTTGATTCAATACATTAAGAGCAAAGTGAGGAAGCAATCATGA